The Nostoc sp. PCC 7524 nucleotide sequence AGAATTGCAGTTAATTGGGTACGATGCTGATTTAATTAATTTCTGAAAATGCAAGTAAAACCCTGGTTAAAGAAAGCACTCGGAAACTACGAACTACAAAAACTGTAATACACCCTAGAAGCAACAAATATTTGCATTAGTAGACACTCAATTATGTAAGTAATATAAATAGCGAGGACTACTGTAGATGCTAGATTTAGCTTCTCTAATGAGTAGGGTAAATTGCTTGTATGAAAGCATTAGGTTATACAAGCTGACTCATGCTTGAGCATAAGTAGGCAAATGAGAGCAATTGAGCAAAAATTCTAGATTATTTGCCTAGTTTTTGATTTGCCGCTACTCGAATTACAGCTTGATTGTTAGCTACTGATTATTGTCAACAGCATTACGTAACCGCATCAGTTGACGACGCATTTGAGGCGAGGCTTTGAGTTCTGTTACCTCCTGCGCTTTCACAGATGCTTGTAGCATTTCTAAGAAATCATCAGAGCCTTCTGTAAGGGCATCTAGTAGCACTTGCAACAGTTGCTCGCGATCGCCCAGCAAACTCTTTTCCTCAATCAACCGGAATTTGAGATTTATTTCGCACTCATAAACACCTACTTCGATATTATTTATCTGCCGTGGTAATGCTTTCGAGTTCATAATTTTAAGGATTCCTTTACTTGGTGGTCGTGAGGGTGAGGAGCAATATCTCCTGCAAAAATTCTTTATATTTTTTTGAATCCATTCGGTCTGAATTAAGAATGTTTTTTCAAGTCATAGCATTTATATTCCATTGCACTCTCCTGTGTTTCTTTAGATAGACTTTCACTTTGCTCTGGTGTGATCTTCCTTTGCCTGGCGATATTCAGACAAGCCATAACTATTATTCAGTTTTTGAGATTCTATACAATAAAGTTTCTGTAAGAAGTTGTTCTAGCTTTTTAAAGCTTTTTACATCAACTTTATCTTCGCGTCAACAATAGTTTGAGTTTTTACTGAACTTTTGGTAATTACACGTAAGTAAATCCTCTAGTTTTTTGAGTTTTGATTAGAGCCAGAGGTATTTGTATCGTAGTTACGTAAAATTACTTGATGTACGTTTTTTTCATCATAAAATTCAGGCAATTTAGATGAACAAATATATTAAGAGTAAAATCTTGGTTTTCAACAATAGCATAGTCCCAAAGCTAAATTCACCTGAATTTTAGGACAGGGGATGAGATGAAGAAGCAGGGGAGCAGGGAGAAATTCCTCCCCCTTGCGCTCTGCCCTCTATCCCAAGTCCTCTTCTGCTCCCAATGTCCAATCGGGCGACTATCTGGTTCAAAAACCAAAGGATCAGCGATTTTGTGGATTTAAGGTCAGGTGTAGCGTCTACAATGATTTCAGTATCATCAACCCAAATCTCACATCCTGCTATGGACAAACCGATGCTGCTTAAGTCTACAACCCGGCATATCCGCATTTTTGCAGGAGAAATCGACCGGGACGGCGAACTGGTTCCCAGTAATCAGGTCTTAACGTTGGATGTTGACCCAGACAACGAATTCAACTGGAATGAAGATGCTTTGCAAAAGATTTATCGCAAGTTTGATGAACTCGTCGAAGCATCCAGTGGTGAAGACCTCACAGACTACAACTTACGCCGCATTGGCTCTGATTTGGAGCATTATCTGCGATCGCTCCTGCAATTAGGCGAAATCAGCTACAATCTGTCGGCACGCGTCACTAACTATAGTATGGGTCTTCCCCAAGTTGCAGTTGAATAGAAGCCAGTAACGTTAATTAACTGCCTCAAACTAAGGGGCTAGGGGCTAGGGGCTAGAGCAACTTCTGGATTCTCCTAGCTTTTACTTTTGACAGTTTTGGGGGAAGGTTCAAGCCCCAACGCCAGTTCTCTCAAGTCGGGAAACCCTTTCGGTGGTCGCACCCTGCGGGAAGGCTAACGCCAACATGGGGGAAACCCCCTTCCCTGCGGGACGCTCCGCGAACGCGAAGCGTCTCGTAGAGAAGACCGCGCCACCTCACCACGCAACTGGCTCCCCCTTGTGGGTGGCTTTTTCCTCCTTCTGCCTCCTGCCTCCTGCCTTCTGCCTTCGATTGACTGAATCAAAACTTATCTGGTGAGGCAATTCGCGAAAAGCTCAACAATTGCCTAGAGTTAATCGTAGATTGTGATACAAAATTTTGCCAACAAAATCGCAATAATACTATCACAATCAGCAAAACCAGAAAGAATTTACATTGATTTTATTTACCGGGAGAATATTATGGCGAATTCATAAATTTCCTAAAATTAGAAAAATTTTCCTTCTAACTTAGACATCATAGTTCAGAATCGTCTTTTCTCTGACTTGACTAACATTAGCAAGTTAAATTTTGTGAACTTCTTGGAACGCTTAGTTTTTACTTAATGATTTGAGTGAATTATTTTGATACAAACCGCTTAAGCCGCAATTGCTGGCATTGCCTGACAGGTAGTATTTTTGAGAAACAATTACTGAATTTTCTTGATACCAGATGCACTTTAGACAGGTTAGCATGAGTTTTTTGAATTTTGCAGTCTGTGAAGTAGGAAAAAATCTCTCTGTAAAGCAGCGATCTTAATTCTTAATTAAAGTTTATAGCTGTATAGCTAATTATAAACTAGAAAAATATCTGCTTTCTCTGTTGCGGACTCACAGAGTAACGTACTGACAGCGATCGCAACACATTATAGTAACAGGGTGGGAGTTAGTTACTTTAGTAATAGAGAATCATAGAAAATGAGAAGTTATGATGAGGCTGTAAATTTGACAAAGGAGTATGTTCTTTGTATAAGTCGGTAAATTAAGTATTAGTATCTTCTGGTATCTGCCAGCTAAAATCATTAGCCCACGTTGGATACTTCGATTTCTAGAAAAATAAGCGGTTAAAATTGCCGCTACCAGTGCTGTTGAAGAAATTGCCAATCGCTGATCGGTGCGAACACTATGGAAAATGATGCGGCAACGCTCTACTGCCCAAATGAACTTTGTCGGGCGGCGAACCCCCTGACTCACAAGTTTTGCCAGCGATGCTCCACACCCATACCCAAACGATACTTGTGGGTTGTAGGAGATGGTTTAGGCGTAGGCAGTCCGGGAGAAATATTAGCCGATCGCTATCTAATCATCAGTAAATCCGTTGTTTTAGATACTAAACCTGGGTTATTACCCCAAGCGCCAGAGATTGAAAATGTCCAGCACATCAAACCTTATCTCAGACTGATTCCTTATCGCTTACACATCCCGCAGGTTTATGGAGTCCTACCCATCACGGAGGGACGCATCCGTAGGGAAATTTTACTTTTAGAAAAACCGCCACTATTTACAGACACCGTAGCCCAGCAAGTACATCTATATAGCACCTTAACCGAAGCTTGGAGTCATGCTAATTCCATGCGCCAACTTAATTGGTTATGGCAAATGGCTCATCTGTGGCAACCTTTAAAAAGTGAAGGTGTTGTCTCTAGCTTACTTGACCCTGAGTTATTGCGGGTAGAAGGGTCCTTAGTAAGGTTGTTAGAATTGCGTTTCGATGCGACCACAGCCCTAGAATTACCACAATTAGGTGAATTTTGGCAGCAACTACGCACCTATGCCAAACCAGCGATCGCGCCATTGGTTGACCAAGTAAGTAATCTGTTAATTCAAGGTGAAATCACCTCACCAGAAGTCTTAATTGCAGTTTTAGACAGAGGACTGGCAGATTTAGCCAAATACCAAACATCTACCACTCAAGTTATCACTAAAACTGACACCGGCCCCAGGCGCGAACGTAACGAAGATGCCTGTTACCCTGCCAGTGGTAAACTGTTGAGCAAACCACCCCAACCCACAGCCTTAGCCATTGTCTGTGATGGAATTGGTGGTCATGAGGGGGGAAATGTCGCCTCCAACTTAGCCATTGAAACTATCCAGCAGCAGGTACACCAACTCACCAAAGTCCCTTCTGACCATATAGAACCCTCACTGCTGCTGGCAGATTTAGAAATGGCTGTAGCCAGCGTCAATGACAAAATCAGTCAGCGTAACGATAGCGAAAATCGCCAAGGCCGCAAACGCATGGGTACAACCATCGTCATGGCACTGCCAATTGCCCACGAAATGTATATTACCCACGTTGGTGATAGTCGTGCTTACTGGATTACCCGTCACGGTTGTTATCAAGTCACCCTTGACGACGATGTAGCTTCACGGGAAGTGAGATTAGGTTATGCCGTTTATCGTGAAGCTGTGCAACAAAGTGGTTCAGGTTCTCTGGTGCAAGCTTTGGGGATGAGTCCCAGCACTTCATTGCATCCTACAGCCCAGCGATTCATTTGTGACGAAGATACAGTATTTCTCCTCACTACTGATGGTTTAAGTGATTTTGACCGCATAGAAGATTACTGGGATACAGAAATTTTACCGGTTCTCACAGGGGAGAATAAATTAGCCAACGTTGCCGATCAATTGATAGAACTGGCTAATACAAAAAATGGACATGATAATGTCACGATCGCTTTAGTGCATTATCAAGTGAAATACTCTGAGCCAGAGTCAGCCATTTCCGTAGTAATTCCAGATAGCAACGCCATCAAAGTCGCATCGACAATCTCAAAAACCACACCACCAACATTATCAGAAGGCAAACCCGACCAGAAAACCAAAGTCATTCCTGTCAACTTAACCAGCAATATGACGAAGCTGCCGTTAAGTTTCATCGTACCGTTGATTTTGGTGGCTGCGGCTGGGTTATTTGGATATTGGGTTATGCTCTTGAGAACCCAATTAACTAACGCTCCGGTTGTAACACCGACTACGACTATACCAGCAACTAACCCCACACCACAGAGGCGATCGCTCAATAACCTAGCTTCTGAATGGGTGATTCAAACCAAGACAGAAATTCCTTTGGAAAACCAGACCAGCTTACCACCTGAAACCTTTTTAGAAGTTGAAGATAAAAAGAATTTACCAGAGGCTCAACAAAATTTAGCCAATGCCGAAGATTATGATGTGTTTTTTAGATTATGCCCTACTAAAAAACTGCCAATCCCATTACCAGGAATTCCGGGAAGACCAATTTCAATTAAATTCTCACAATTAAAAATCTGGGAACAAGATGGAAAAATAGAGGTTCGGCAAGCGAATGATGATACTCCTTGTAACTCTCCTCCCCTAGACAGCCTATCTCCTACACCCAGTAATCCTAGTGACACAGAAACTGGGAATCAATAACTGCTGTAATTCAGTATCTTTAGCCACAGGCAGCATACATACCATACCAAGTGCCTAGAAATTTTAGTGCAGTAGAAACAAATAATCGATAAACTGGTAAAAACCTGAAATAATACAGATAGTAACCACGCTTAAATTTATAAGATAAAAGTTTTCTGCAAGGAAACTTATTGGTGGAAATTATCTGTTTTTACCTGTTAGTGTCATCAACCCATGCCATCCCTGAACCTGGCGATCGCCCGTCTCATCAATACAGGCAATGATAGTTTCGCCATTTGGGTGGTTAAGGCTCCATATCCCAGTGGCTACGTTTTGCGTGACTGTGTATGGCCTGTTGAACTCACTCAAGTTTGGCAAGAATGGCAGCAAATGTTTGCTGGCCATAGTGGTATAAATATTTCCACAGGCTCAACCCATCGCTCAGTTAACCAAGTCCCCATGAATTTAGTCTCACCACCCTCCGGTCAGGCTACTGGTTATGGCAGTCGGTTGATGCAATATTTAGGGATTAATCTCTGGCGTTGGGTCTTTGAAGGGTCAATTCTTGGTAGTCTAGAGCGCAGTCGTGGGATAGCGATGGGTCAGAGTACCAGACTGCGCTTTCAGTTGGAAATCCGCGACCCGGATTTAATCGCCCTACCTTGGGAGATTATGCAGCGAGAACCCGGTCAACCAGCCATGTCCCTCTCGCCCGATTTACTATTTAGCCGCACCACAAGCGAAGTAGAACCACTACCAAATCTACGCACTGATCAAGCTCTGAAAATCCTCCTGGTGCTGGGATACGATCAAAACCTGCAACTGCAACAAGAAGCCACTATCTTAGAACAGACCTTGTTAAATGGTGGTCAGGTAGGTAGTTATGGTCAGAGATATGCACCTTGTACAGTTAAAACACTTTTACAACCAACGCCCCAGGAGTTGATTCAAGAGTTAGAAACTAAAGCATATAACGTCTTTTTCTACGCCGGCCACGGTCTGCCGGCTCCCGATGGCGGATTATTGGTTTTACGCCCAGGAATGAATCTGAATGGCATAGAATTAGCCCAAGTATTAAACCGTAGTGCTGTGAAATTGGCAGTTTTTAACGCCTGTTGGGGAGCGCAACCAGCAGCCATTAATCATCAAGCCATTCCCGCCAGTAGCTTGGCAGAAGTTTTAATTCGTCATGGTGTCCCGGCGGTTTTAGGAATGCGTGATGAAATTGCTGATCATGAAAGTCATAGTTTTATCCAAGTTTTTGCTAAAGCTTTGCGATCGCGCAAATCAATTGACGAGGCGGTGGCAGAAGCGAGGCAAGAACTGTTAACACTGTATAAATACAATCAACCCGCTTGGACTTTGCCAGTTCTCTATCTCCATCCCGATTTTGATGGTGAACTGATTAAAAGTGTGGATGAAGGTGTGACAGAACTACCAGATACGGCTATTCCTCACTTCAATTCTTCCGTATCGATGGCGTGTTTGCGATCGCTTTCCCCTGGTGGTCGTACTTGGTTGTTAAGAAACGGTGTCACTCGTATAGGTCGCACCAGAGACAATGATATCGTCATCCCTGAACCCTCTGTTTCTAAGCGACACGCGGAAATTTTTTGCCGCAATACTTTTACAGGTACTACTTATGTGCGAACTTATTACTTACAAGATTTTTCTACCTACGGTACAACCTGGTGTTTAGGCGCTAATGGTTGGCAACAAATACTCCGGGAAGAAGTTCCCTTACAATCGGGAATGCAGCTGAAGTTTGGTAGTTCTAGAGGTGAAACTTGGGAGTTTATTATTGAAGATTCGGAAAGCTGAAATGGGGATTGGGGATTGGGGATTGGGGATTGGGGACTGGGGAGCAGGGGAGCAGGGGAGCAGGGGAGAATAACTATTGCCTATTGCAAGAGTGCCTATTGCCTATAAATTTAATATTAAAATTCTTTTTTGCGGAAATTTGCATTTGACAAGTGTAGCTGTCAATGTCCCTAAATTACTTCAATAGGAAGCAATTCATGACTCATAAGACTAACGGTTCAGACGCTCGCCATTCTGTAGCATCTCAAGTGGAATTAGAATTATTAGCAGCTTTATTAGAACCAGAGGATGCTACCTATCCTTGGAATCCCTCTGATAATGACTCAGACGTATATTTTGACGAACTAGAACGGCAATTTGCTATGCAAGATGTGCTAGATGAAGAAATCACTAGCCGATCGCAAACTTTTTACGACCAACTAGATACCCTGTGGTTACAGGTGGGAGATTCTTCATATTACAAATGTAATACAATTACGGCAGTTGTAGACAGACTTCAAGAAAATTTACATAATACTTTTGCTGCTAGTGTTCCCCAAAACTGGCTGAATGCTATTGCTAGCAAAGCAGCAGAAATCTTTACACCTCAACAATCAATGGGTGAGCAACTGGTGCAGTGTGTACAAAATGTACTACCTTCATGGGCAACAGATGACTTGTTAATCTTGGCTCGTCCCTATGCCTACGCCATGCGAAGCAGCGAACCACAAAGTTTAACATCTATGATCAGCAATATTGAAAATCAAGATTGGACAGCTTTATCAGAAATTGAACAAGCCAAACTGAGCATAGCGATCGCTTACTATGCCCTTAGACAACTCAACGAATTTGAGACGGAAGCCTGATCACCATTGTGTATTTATCTTGTCAGCTTGACTTTGATTAAACTCTAATTACTAGCAATACTAATTGGTGTGAGGATTATTGTTTGAGACTGCTAAGACAGGCGATGAATCAAAACTTGTAATCCCAAATCCTAAACCAAAATTAGAATAATGTTGCTCACAGGTGGTGCTTGTGTGGCGATTTTTAAGATGCTATAACTATTTTGTAGACACAGGTTTACCACAGTAAAATAACCATAAGTTGATTTTAAAATTAGCGCCATCTACCCTAAGACATAAATAGGGAGTGGAGAATGGGGAGTAGTGAGTAGTAAGTAATTCCCCGTTGCTTACTTTAGTCTCTAATACCAATTCTCTCAAATTCAGCAACAACTCCAAACTCAGAGAGCATTGGGACATTTGCTTTGTTAGTTTTGAATTTTGAATTTTTATACCTCTACTTAGGGCCAAGAAAACGAGTAGCAAAATTTTGCGATCGTGTGGGAGATAATGCCCTAGCTTTAAGAATTGCCGCCATCAAAAAAGCATAAGATAAGACACCGACAACAACTAATAGTAGATTATTACTGTGTCCGGCAGTATTCCATAAAGCATGAAGTGCGGCGGCGCTGAGATAGCCAACAGCGAGAATTTGTTTAGCATGACGGGGTTTGAGTGCAGCTAATCCGATGAAATACCCCAGATAACCACTGTAAGCCATGTGTCCGGCTGGTAAGCCTAAAATTCGGGCAATGAGAACTTGTAAACCCACCTCTGAACCCGCCTGGAGAGATACAGCAGGTACATATTGACCCAAAGTTTCTACTAAAGTAAAGCCGACAGCAGAAGCCGTTCCCAGGAGAATACCATCCAAAGGTTCCCAAACCCCTATACGTTCACGCCAAGGAGAGGGTAGTCCCAAGGCTATCAGATACGCTCCCAGTATAGGCAAGGCTTTGAGTAATTCCTCCATCAACCCAGCGCCAAAAAAGTACCTCACAAATAATTCTGTGAGGCTGCTGACAGGCTGATCTATCGGTGGTACATTACCAGGGAGAAGTTCACGAAAAATGAAGATAAATAAGTTTAATAGGGGAGTGAGCAAGATGATAACTGTACACAAAGCCGCACCAACGAGCATCCACCAAGGCTTAGGTTTACCACAGAGTTGATAGACAAAATAGTAAGCAGCCAGTGCTATGTAAGTTGCTACTATCACTTGATTAGCTTGTGGCTGACCTACAGTAGCAAACATCAGCACCACAAATATCACCGTGAGGATTCCTGGTACAAGATAAGCTTTACGAGTTAAATCTTTACCAGTAGAAATAATGGGAAACAGTTGGGTAAAGCTGACAGAATCTGGCTTTGATTGAGTAGAATTTTTGGCTGAAGGTAGCGGTGCAACTTGGTTTGTGATTACTGTAGGTTGAGCCGCGATCGCGTATTCAAACAGAAATTGCGGCCCGTCAGCGCCTAAAGCAATGCGATCGCCTGCGTGCAGTTCTTGACACCCATATAAACGTTGTCCATTTAAATAAGTGCCATTGGCACTATTTAAATCACAGAGTACCCAGCTAAATGTATTATCTACAGATGAAGCCACGGGACGAACCACAGCATGACGACGGGATACCATCCGATACATCATTGCATCCAAGACAACTTGGCAACTGGGGTCACGTCCAATTACTACCTCTTTACTGGTAAGCGAGTAGCGAGATTCTGACCCAAAAGCTGCTCCATTACCAGACACTAGCCGCAGAAAAGCATGATGTCTTGCGTTTTTGCCTGTCATCGAGTTAGAGTGTCTTTCCAAACTAATCCATAAAATATCCTGGCAGTAGGACTGATCCTCAGCCACACCAACAGCAGCATTGCTAAATACACTATAGCTTTACTCTATGTGAAGAACTTCAAAATTAGCTCACTCAAAATTTAAATTTGTCTCTTTTAATTGTGACAAGTATTCTAACTGCAAAAAGTATCTTTTGTACTTTATTGATTAGATGTTTGACGCTCCCCGCATTCTGCTTCGCTTGCCTACGGCACGCTAACTAACTTACGCAAGTGTCACAATTAGGGGTTGGTGCGTGATGCTAAAAGTCTTATGACTACGTTCAAGTATTCTTACTGCGTTACGCAACGGCAATAAAGCGGGAGGAAAAACCGCTTTTTGCCTCCCCTACAGAAAAAATATGCCAGTTGTGTAAGTCCTAAAAATGTAAAGTAGCTGAATAAATATTTAGTATTCTTCACCACATTTACTTTTATTCAAAAAAATAAAATCGTCAGATGTCTTGTAGTAATTGTTGACTAATGACGATCGCTAAACTGGTAAAAGCAACTAATCAGGGATTGTTAGACTTATCTAAATTGCTAATTTTTACACATTATAAATTTTTATGGGTCTAACTAATGGCTATTAACTAGGTTAAATTCTGCGATCGCACGCGGAAAATTCTTGTTCTCGTGTCCGGGACGACTGAGTTTAATTAAAGCAAAGCGTTGCAATGGAGTTAAGTTTGCCCACTGTGATAATGTGATGTTTATGCCG carries:
- a CDS encoding NAD(P)H-quinone oxidoreductase subunit M produces the protein MDKPMLLKSTTRHIRIFAGEIDRDGELVPSNQVLTLDVDPDNEFNWNEDALQKIYRKFDELVEASSGEDLTDYNLRRIGSDLEHYLRSLLQLGEISYNLSARVTNYSMGLPQVAVE
- a CDS encoding PrsW family glutamic-type intramembrane protease yields the protein MTGKNARHHAFLRLVSGNGAAFGSESRYSLTSKEVVIGRDPSCQVVLDAMMYRMVSRRHAVVRPVASSVDNTFSWVLCDLNSANGTYLNGQRLYGCQELHAGDRIALGADGPQFLFEYAIAAQPTVITNQVAPLPSAKNSTQSKPDSVSFTQLFPIISTGKDLTRKAYLVPGILTVIFVVLMFATVGQPQANQVIVATYIALAAYYFVYQLCGKPKPWWMLVGAALCTVIILLTPLLNLFIFIFRELLPGNVPPIDQPVSSLTELFVRYFFGAGLMEELLKALPILGAYLIALGLPSPWRERIGVWEPLDGILLGTASAVGFTLVETLGQYVPAVSLQAGSEVGLQVLIARILGLPAGHMAYSGYLGYFIGLAALKPRHAKQILAVGYLSAAALHALWNTAGHSNNLLLVVVGVLSYAFLMAAILKARALSPTRSQNFATRFLGPK
- a CDS encoding PP2C family protein-serine/threonine phosphatase codes for the protein MENDAATLYCPNELCRAANPLTHKFCQRCSTPIPKRYLWVVGDGLGVGSPGEILADRYLIISKSVVLDTKPGLLPQAPEIENVQHIKPYLRLIPYRLHIPQVYGVLPITEGRIRREILLLEKPPLFTDTVAQQVHLYSTLTEAWSHANSMRQLNWLWQMAHLWQPLKSEGVVSSLLDPELLRVEGSLVRLLELRFDATTALELPQLGEFWQQLRTYAKPAIAPLVDQVSNLLIQGEITSPEVLIAVLDRGLADLAKYQTSTTQVITKTDTGPRRERNEDACYPASGKLLSKPPQPTALAIVCDGIGGHEGGNVASNLAIETIQQQVHQLTKVPSDHIEPSLLLADLEMAVASVNDKISQRNDSENRQGRKRMGTTIVMALPIAHEMYITHVGDSRAYWITRHGCYQVTLDDDVASREVRLGYAVYREAVQQSGSGSLVQALGMSPSTSLHPTAQRFICDEDTVFLLTTDGLSDFDRIEDYWDTEILPVLTGENKLANVADQLIELANTKNGHDNVTIALVHYQVKYSEPESAISVVIPDSNAIKVASTISKTTPPTLSEGKPDQKTKVIPVNLTSNMTKLPLSFIVPLILVAAAGLFGYWVMLLRTQLTNAPVVTPTTTIPATNPTPQRRSLNNLASEWVIQTKTEIPLENQTSLPPETFLEVEDKKNLPEAQQNLANAEDYDVFFRLCPTKKLPIPLPGIPGRPISIKFSQLKIWEQDGKIEVRQANDDTPCNSPPLDSLSPTPSNPSDTETGNQ
- a CDS encoding CHAT domain-containing protein, encoding MPSLNLAIARLINTGNDSFAIWVVKAPYPSGYVLRDCVWPVELTQVWQEWQQMFAGHSGINISTGSTHRSVNQVPMNLVSPPSGQATGYGSRLMQYLGINLWRWVFEGSILGSLERSRGIAMGQSTRLRFQLEIRDPDLIALPWEIMQREPGQPAMSLSPDLLFSRTTSEVEPLPNLRTDQALKILLVLGYDQNLQLQQEATILEQTLLNGGQVGSYGQRYAPCTVKTLLQPTPQELIQELETKAYNVFFYAGHGLPAPDGGLLVLRPGMNLNGIELAQVLNRSAVKLAVFNACWGAQPAAINHQAIPASSLAEVLIRHGVPAVLGMRDEIADHESHSFIQVFAKALRSRKSIDEAVAEARQELLTLYKYNQPAWTLPVLYLHPDFDGELIKSVDEGVTELPDTAIPHFNSSVSMACLRSLSPGGRTWLLRNGVTRIGRTRDNDIVIPEPSVSKRHAEIFCRNTFTGTTYVRTYYLQDFSTYGTTWCLGANGWQQILREEVPLQSGMQLKFGSSRGETWEFIIEDSES
- a CDS encoding Npun_R1517 family heterocyst differentiation transcriptional regulator, yielding MNSKALPRQINNIEVGVYECEINLKFRLIEEKSLLGDREQLLQVLLDALTEGSDDFLEMLQASVKAQEVTELKASPQMRRQLMRLRNAVDNNQ